The region CTCAGCCAGCAAGGATAAGACCCTATGGGTGTGTTTGTGCAAACCGTGGTCGCCGGAATCCTGATAGGGGGAATTTACGCACTTGTCGGCATAGGGATGACGCTCATCATGGGCGTGATGAAAATCATCAATCTGGCCCACGGCCAGCTCATGATGGTGGCCATGTACATCACCTATGTGCTTTATGAATATGCGCATCTGGATCCCTATGTGGCATTGCTGGTGACCATGCCGGCCTTATTCGTCCTGGGTGCACTCATTCAGCGCTTTCTTTTGAACCCATTGATTAGAGTGGAAGCCATTCTTCCCGAAAACCAGGTGCTGATGACCGTGGGAATCGGCATGGTGCTGACGGAGATTGCGCGCCTGATCTTCCATTCCGATTACAAATCCGTGCGCCCGGCCTACACCTCCATGTCACTCTATCTGGGCTCCATTGCATTCAACCTGCCCATGTGCATCGCCTTTGGGATTGCCGTGTTGCTGACCATTGGTCTTTTTGTTTTCCTGCTCAAGACGGACATGGGCAAATCCGTTCGCGCTACGGCTCAGAATAAAGAAGCGGCGTTGCTCCTTGGGATCAACGCGGAGAGGATCACCGTTTTCACCTACGGACTAGGGGCAGCGTTAGTGGCCGCCGCCGGCACGTTGCTTCTTCCCATTTATTACCTTTTTCCGGATTTGGGGGGAGCCTTTACACTTAAAGCCTTTGTCATCACCATTTTGGGCGGACTGGGCAGTACCGTGGGAGCTATCGTCGGGGGGGTGGTTTTGGGAATTTCAGAGTCGCTGGGGGCAACTTATGTGTCCATGGCCCTCAAAGATGCCGTAGGCATGGTAATCTTTCTGCTGGTGCTCATCTTTTTGCCTGGCGGATTGAAGCGTTTGACCAAGATTTGAAAAGCACGGAGGCACCATGAAGCTCATGCGGTGGCAGGTCGCTGCGGTTGTGGCGGCGTCCCTTGTCTTTCCCCTCCTTGTCCGATCGGAGTATTACCAGCACGTGATCATTTTGGCCTTGATCTGGGTAGTCATCGGGTCGTCCTGGAACCTATTGGCCGGGTACACAGGGCAGGTGTCCTTCGGGCATGCCATTTTTTTCGGCATCGGTGCTTATACGGCGGGGTTGTGCTCGTATAAATTAGGCGTCTCCGCCTGGTGGGGCATGATCTTCGGCGGGCCCGTGGCCTCGCTCATAGGCTTTGTCATCGGCTGGATTTGTTTTCGGCTGCGAGGGCCTTATTTTGCGCTGGCCACCATTGCCGTCGGTGAGATCATTCGGTTGATTGCCGTGGTGTGGGTCAGCTTCACCGGAGGCATGCAGGGGATTTTGCTCATGCAAACCTTTCGCAGCAAACTTCCCTACTACTACCTCGCCCTTTTTATCGCCCTTATGTGCCTGCTGGCCATTCACGTGGTCATGCGATCCAAGTGGGGCTATTACTTTGTCGCCATTCGGGAGGATGAGGACGCGGCGGAATCCATGGGCGTCAATGCCTTTCGGTACAAGAGCCTCTCCTTGATCATCAGTTCTTTTTTTACCGGACTGGCGGGGGCCTTTTACATGAATTACATGGCGTTCATCGACCCCGAAGTGGTTTTTTCTCTTCACCACATCTCCATCATGGCCATTCTGGTCGGGATCATCGGGGGGGTGGGCACCCTGTGGGGGCCGCCTCTTGGCGCCTTCATCATGGTGCTTTTGCAGGAAACTTTTCGCAGTGCCTTCTTTGGCCTAGCGCCACGCTGGGTCAGTGAACTTCATGTGTTGGCGTTCGGGTTGCTGGTCATTTTCGTGATTCTTTACTTGGCCAACGGGATTGTCGGCGATTGGGACAAGATTCGACGATTGTGGTCGTCAAAAGGCCCATCCGCGCCGGGGGTCGTAGGAAAGGGTTCATGAGCACACCATTTTTTGAATCCCAGGAGCTCACTAAGGACTTTGGCGGTCTTCGAGCCGTCAATAACCTGAGCTTTCATGTTCAGGAAGGCGAAATCTTTGGGCTGATCGGGCCCAACGGTTCGGGCAAGACCACGGTGTTCAATCTCATCAACGGCTATTATCCCATCACCTCGGGGCAGATTCGGTTTCAAGGGACGTCCTTGAACGGGTTGCCCACGTGGAAAATCTGCAAGCTCGGCATTGCACGGACCTTTCAGGTGGTCAAGCCGCTTCGCCGCATGACGGTTTTGGAAAATGTCATGACGGCGGCCTTTAACCACACGGACTCGTTGACAAAGAGTCGGGAAAAGGCCTTGGAGATCTTAGAATTTTGCGGCCTCATCGATAGAAAGGACGCTTCCGCCAAAGGGCTGCCCCTTGGAGATCGCAAGCGCTTAGAAATTGCTCGCGCTTTGGCCACCGAGCCCAAGTTGCTGCTTCTCGATGAGACCATGGCGGGCTTGACACCTCAGGAGCAGGCCGATGGGGTGAAATTGATCCGCAAAATTCGAGACTCAGGCATCACCATCATCATCGTGGAGCATATCATGCGGGTGATCATGAGCCTGTGCGACCGCATTCTGTGTATCAATTATGGACAGCGCATTGCTGAAGGCCGCCCCGAGGAGGTGGCCAATGACCCCGCGGTGATCGAAGCGTATCTCGGAAAGGATTAACGGGCATGCTGCAGGTGGAGCAATTAGACGTCGCTTACGGCGATGTTCAGGTCCTGTGGGACGTTACTTTCCATGTGAAGGCCAATGAATTTGTGGCCTTGGTGGGTTCCAACGGCGCGGGAAAATCCACCCTCATGAAAACCATTTCCGGCTTGATTCGGCCGAAACGCGGCACGATTCGTTTCGAAAATGTGCGCTTGGACCGGCTGCAGCCGTACGAAGTGATCCGATTCGGTTTGTCACACGTTCCGGAAGGCCGCCAGCTCTTTCCCGAGATGACCGTTTTGGAAAATCTGGAAATGGGCGCTTTGAGCCGTGAAGCGAAGGCCAAGCGCAAGGAAACCCTGGAGTGGGTCTTTGAGCTGTTCCCTCGACTCAGGGAACGCACCGCGCAGCTTGCAGGGACCTTATCCGGCGGTGAGCAACAGATGTGCGCGATTGCACGAGGCCTCATGTCCCTGCCGCGCATGGTTCTGTTTGATGAACCGTCTCTTGGGCTTGCCCCGAGGCTGACACAAGAAATCTTTCGTCTCGTTCAGGAAATTCACCGCAAGGGCATGACGATTCTCATGGTGGAACAGAACGTCAAGCAGACCTTGGCCTTGTGCGACCGTGCTTATGTGCTGGAAAACGGCCGGCTTGTCATGGAAGGCAACGGCCGCGAGCTGCTCGAAGACGAAAGGGTTAAAGAGGCTTTTCTCGGGCTTTAGACGTGCGCCGAGTATCCATGTCGTTGATCCAAGGGGCCGCTTTGTTTGCGGCGCGCCCCTTGGTTTTTCGCCGCCCATTCGGCGAAGCTTCTGGTGTCTGGAAGTAAATTTCCTGAAAGCTCGAATGGAGACAAGACGATTGCCGGCAGGGGCTCGGTCGTAAGAACTGAGAATGCTGGCCATGCGGCCGCCAGCGGCTCAAAGGACATCTGCCAGTTCCTTGTTGACGGACCCAGGGCAGTCTTGGATCTCACAGGCGAACTGGATCCCTCGAGGCCGCAGGCCGCATAGGGAAATGAGCACCTTAAGGATGTCGGTTCGCGGGATGACGCGCACCACGTTGCCCGCCTCATCCACCACAGTACCCCCCGAAAATGTCGTATTCCAGAATCCTTTCTGTGGTTTCTTCCACCGTGAAATTTTCAGAAATCGTGACAAGGTTCTTATTCACGATGCCCTGAACTGTGATCCGGGCCAGCGGGTAGAGCAGTTCATGAATTTCGAGCAGCGTCGCACCGAAGGGTGATGCCCCTTTGGTGTCCGTGTCGGCGATGGCGCCGAAAGCCGTCCCTGCTTGAGAACGGGCATAAGACGAATGCCTCTGTCTTTCTTTAGGTTCACCGCTTTTGGCATGGTTTCTTCAGGATGGATGGCCACGGCGGGCGAGGACACCCATTCTTCGATCAAAACAAAATGGCTCAGCCTCCCTGTGTGTGTATGGCCTTCACGATGAATAGGCCTAGACGAAAAGAGACCAGAGGATACCCGCGGAAATGGCCGAACCGATCACCCCGGAGATGTTTGGAGCCATGGCGTGCATCAAAAGGAAATTGGTAGGGTCTTCCCTGTTCCCGATCATTTGCACGACTCGGGCGGAATCGGGGACAGCCGACACGCCCGCTGCGCCCACCAGCGGATTGATCTTGTCCTTGAGAAAGAGGTTCATGATTTTGGCAAAGAGAACACCCGAGGCCGTGGCAACCATGAAAGAGGCTGCGCCAAGAACAAAAATGCCCACGGATTTTGCCGTCAAAAACACATCGGCCTGGGTGGAGGCGCCGACGGTCACACCGAGTAAAATGGTCACGATGTCGATGAGCGCTGTGCGAGCGGTATGGGCGAGCCTCTCGGCGACCATGCTTTCTTTGAGAAGGTTTCCAAAGAAAAGCATGCCCAGGAGAGGCAAAGCGGCCGGAGCGAGAAAACAGCAGAGGAGAAAGCCGACGACGGGAAAGATGATTTTTTCCCGCTTGCTCACCGTTCGAGGCTCACTCATGCGGATCAGGCGTTCCTTTCGGGTCGTCAACAACTTCATGATGGGCGGTTGAATGACCGGCACAAGGGCCATGTAAGAATAGGCGGCGATGGCGATGGGCCCGACCAATTCCGGAGCCAGTTTGGAAGTCAGAAAGATCGCGGTTGGACCGTCCGCGCCCCCGATGATGCCAATGGAAGCTGCTTCCTTTACCGGAAACCCCAAAGCCAGCGCCGCAAGAAACGTGATGAAAATGCCCATTTGCGCGGCAGCGCCCAGCAGCATGAGGATTGGCCTGGCCAGCATGGTGGAAAAGTCGGTCATGGCGCCGATGCCCAGAAAGATGAGAGGAGGATAAAGGCCTTGACGGACCCCAAAGTAGAGGTAATGGAGCACGCTGCCGGATTCATAGATACCCAAGCCGAATCCCTTGAACACCGGGACGTTCCCCATGAGAATGCCAAAGCCGATGGGGACCAGCAAGAGGGGCTCATAGTGTTTGGCAATGCCCAGGTAGATAAACACACAGCCCACAAGGATCATGAGAACGTGTCGATAGTCCACAAGCCCAAAGCCGGTGTTGGCGAGAAAGTGCAGGATCGTCTCCATGCGTCGCGTTCCTTTCTCTTTTTTTGAGCGCGTTGTGAGGGTTGAAGCGAGGTCCTTACGTCGAAGCGTGGATTGTTTCTTCGGAGCGGACCACAAGAGATGAGGCCCACCGGTAAAATCCCTGATCTTCCCCCGAGAGTTCCTCGATGAGGCCCTGAAGCAAGAACTGGTTCAAATGATAGTGAGGTCGGGGAAGACCTCGCTTTTCCGCTTGCTCGATGAGTTTGGATAGGGAGAACGCCTGGCCCTCCCGTTGGGTGAGAAGCTTAAAGGCGTGGTAGGCTTCCAAGGCTTCGGGTCCCAAGACGATTTCTTTGGGCAAAGAGGCCGGTGCCGCAGCCTCTCCAGAAGGCGCAGCCGCCGTGACCTGTGGCGCCTGAATTTCCGGACGGTGCCGCGGTGTTTTCAGCCGCTCTACCAACTTGTCCCACCACGCCAGAAGACTGACCAGGTACGTGAGAAAGACAGCCAAAACACACAGCCCCACGAACACAATGCTCAGTCCCGCAAGGGTCGTCATCCATCCATTGGCGGCGGTAATGGCCGACAGTCCCCGCATAACCTCCCCTTTCAGGCTGCTTTTCGTCGCCGATACGGTTTTCTTTCCTGCATGACTGCTTCGATCTTGGCCATGATTCGGGAAGCTAGAGGCGTATTCATGCGAAACAGATCAAAGAGTTCGGCATTTCGGAACTCATAAAACACCGAATCCGCCAAACAGATGCCCGTGGCCGTGTAGTGCAAAGGGCTGACCAGGCTGGACCATCCCAGAGCTTGCCCGGTTTGGCGCACCACCAACGCTCGGCCGCTAGGAAAACACAGAAGGACTGCACCGGATTTCAGAATAAAAAGAGACCGTGCCGGCTGTTTCGCTTGAAAAAGGACGGTTCCTTCATGAAAATTGGAAAGGATGGCGATCTGGGCAAGCTGTTGAATGTCCGATTCCGGAATGTCCGCAAGAAAAGGGCTTTGTGCCAATTCGGAAACTTCCACCATGGACCCGTGCTCCTTCGCATAGCTTTAAAACAAACTTCAGGGCTTTCCCACTCGTCAACGCGGAAGCCTCCCATCGCCTGGTCATTGTTTACGATCGTGTGCCTTTGGGTTCAACGACAATCCTACTCGATCACCATACGACAGTCCACGGCCCAGCAACCCTTGTCGCTAACGAACAGAGGATTGATGTCCAGTTCCTGGATTTCCTCATGATGCCATGCCAGGTCCGAAAGACGCACCACAGCATTCACAAGAGCTTTCAGGTCCGCGGGAGGCCGCCCTCGCACGCCTTGAAGCACCGGAAACAGTCGCAAAGAGCTGATCATCAACCGGGCCTCATCGGCCGAGACGGGGGCCAGAGCGCGCTGAACGTCCTTGAAGACCTCGGCGTAAAGGCCACCCTGGCCCACGACCACAAGGGGGCCAAATTGCGGATCGCGCTTCAGGCCGAGAAGCATTTCCCATCCGCTGATCTGCTTTTGCACTTGAATGCCGTCCAGGTGCCCTTGCGGCGTGGTGGCTCGAAAACGTTCCAGGAGCTTTTCAAAGGCACGGCGTACGGCCTCGGCATCGCCGAGGTCCGTCATAACTCCGCCGGCGTCGGATTTGTGCACCCATTGTGGAGAAACCACCTTGAGCACCACGGGAAATCCGTTTTCTTTGGCCCAGCGCACGGCACCGTCGGCGTTTGTGACCACCGTGGACGGCACCGTGGAAATGCCAAAACGGGCAAGCCATCCCAAGGCCTCATCGCCCAAAACCACGCCATTGGGACCGGTGATTCTGTCTTCAAGGTTCTTGCCCATGGCAGGCCCCAGTTCCTCATGGCCCTGCGTGCGTGGTGTTGTGGAGCCGTGGGCGGTCGACACTTTCGGTGGTTCAGGGGCCGACGCCTTGATGGCCATTTTTTGGCGCCATTGGGCAAATCGGTACGTGGCCGCAAGGCCCATGACGGCCTCATCTAAGCTCGGAAAACAGGCCACCCCGGGAATGCGGTCCAGAACACGCGATTCTTCCTCTGCACCATCCCCGTAAACCCAGCAGGCCAAAGGTTTTTGGGACACGTTTTTTTCTTGCACGCGGCGCAGAACGTCCTCGAACCGCAAATTGTCGTGCAAAGGTGAAGACATGCGCGGAAAGATGGCGAGAGTGGCATGGGTGTCCTGTCGCGCCACAAGGGCCGTGGCGGCCTTTTCCAGCACGTGCGGAAAGGAGCCGCCCACCATACCCAAGGGCCACAGGTCCACGGGATTGCCCAAGCGATGCCAAGGAATTTTGGGATTTTCAAGACCTTCTCGAGCCTCTTCGGGAAAGGGAGCGAGCTGTAGCCCGAAGTCTTCACAGGCATCAGCACTCATGATGCCGCAGGCGCCCGTGGCGGTGAGCACGGCCAGGTTGGGTCCGGCCATGGGGCGAAAATGTAAAAATGCCTTAGCCACGGCCCTTAATTCCACCATGCTGCGCACGCGAAGAAGACCCGCCTTCTGAAACGCCGCATCAAAAACGGCGTCTTCTCCCACAAGAGATCCCGTGTGCGACAGGGCCGCTCGAGCGCCCGCCTGGCTTCGACCCGTTTTCAGCACGATGATGGGTTTATGAGCGCTGATGGATGCGGCGATGTCCAGAAAACGGCGACCATTCCGCATACCTTCCATGTGGAGCACAATGATTTCTGTCTGCGGATCTTGAGCACAGTACTGCAGTGCGTCCACGAAGTGAATATCGCAGCCGTTGCCGATGTCGATGGCCTTGCCGAGCCGCCCGGTGAAGGATTCAATGCCGACTTGAAGCACGCCCGATTGGGCCACAAGGGTCAGAGGCGGAGGGCAGGGGTCTCGAGGAATGTCGATGAACGCTGTGCTAAAGCCGTCAAAGGCGTTGAGAATCCCCATGGTGTTGGGCCCGAGCACTCGGGCCCCGCCTTGACGGCTCAGCCGGACTAATTCTTCCTGAAGAGCCCGTCCCGTGTCGTCGGCATCGGCAAACCCCTGGCTGATGATCACAAGGTTCCGGATACCCTTGTGAAGGCAGTCTCTGACCACCGGCAGCACGCGGTCTCGACCCACCGACACCACGGCCAATTCGGGCACCTGCGGCACATGAGAGACCGAGCCGTAACAAGGATGGCCGAGGATTTCCTTAGCCGAAGGATGGACCACAAAAATGGGGCCCTTGTAGCCGTACCGGCGCATCACTTCCAGGTTGTTGTACGCGCCGACCCCTGTTTGGCGCGTCACGCCCACGAGCAAGACCGATGCCGGATTCAGAAACGCATTCATACCGCCTCCTTGGTGTTCTCGAATTTACTGCGACAGCGGGGATTTTCATTGTCCATAGTTTATGGCTTTTTGCTTGGCCGGAAGTGACTCACGCACCAAAAGGATGCCCGCAACAAACGTCCGTGGCCTTCTCTTGTTTTTGAAGTGACGGGCTCATAAGTCTTCGGCATAGGATTGAGCCGCAAAAACACCTTGGGACATGTTGCTAGGCCGCCGCGCCAGGTTTGGGCGCGCTCTGGGCAAGCCCCAGAGCTGTGGACCGTTCCGTGGCCGCCCGCACGGCGCCTAAAACGGCCCCTCGAAACGCTCGCGATTCCAAAATCTCCAATCCATGAATGGTGGTTCCACCTGGGGACGTGACCATGTCTTTCAAGATGGCCGGATGTTTTCCGGTCTTTTGAACCATGAGTGCCGTGCCGAGCACCGTTTGAATGACGAGATCCGCCGCAATAGGGCGGGGCAGTCCCATGAGCACCCCCGCGTCGATCAAGGCTTCCAGAAAACAGAGCACGTAGGCTGGGCCGCTTCCCGTAAGACCCGTGACCGCATCGAGAAGCTTTTCCGGCACTTCGTGGGCGATACCGACGGCGCGAAAAATTTTGAGGGCCGATGCCATGTGGACGTCTTCAGCATGCCGACCCCGCGCCAAGGCGCTGGCCCCCGAAAGGACAAGAGCCGGCGTGTTGGGCATGACACGAATCACGGGAGTTCCCGAGGGCAAAGCGGCTTCCAGTCGCGAGAGAGGAATGCCGGCCACGATGCTGATCAGTAGAGGACGATGGGTTGCCGCAAGCCCCATCTGCTCGAGCACTTCCGGCACATTTTGGGGCTTGATCGCTAGAACGACCGTATCGCACGCTCGCACACATTGGGAAAGGGAGGCGGCTCGAAGAATTCCGAACGTCTGGGCAAGAAAATCCATGCGCTCGGCAGCCACATCGTAGACCTGAATGCGATCGGAAGAAACGACGCCAGCCTGAATCACACCCCGTATGAGAGCTTCCCCCATGTTGCCGCCACCGATGAAACCAATGTTCATGGCCTCCTCCATTCAAAAAGGATCGTCCAAAGGGTTGTCCCGAAAAACCGTGTCGGCTCCTTTTTTCCGTCGTCAATGCCGCGCTCCCGCAAGGGACTCCGGACTTTCTTGATAAAGATCGGATTCAGGGGGTTGAAAAGATCGTGGTCCGAGTCGGCTTAAACCTTGTGCGCCACGACGATTTCCAGTAAAGGATACTGGATGCGCACAAGACCTTTGGCAGCATGAGCGGCACAGAACATTTTCCCGCAACGAGGCCGGAGGATGCAAAAGATGACGCGCTTTGAAGCCCCAAAGCCCAGGGAAAGCCTTCTCAACAACGGGGAGCCGGTCCTTTTTAAAGCGCTGGTTCGAGACGACGAAGAAGCGGTGCGCGCTTTTTTTCACGATATACCTGACCATGAAGTGGAAGGCTTTCGCGACCAGGTGCCGGATCCCCGCACCGTGGGGACCTGGATTCGCCAGCTCGATTTGGCTCGCGTCCTTCCTCTGGCCGCCTGGAACGGTCTTCAAACCCGCCTCATCGGCCTCGCCTCGCTCAACCGCATGGCCGGCGCCTACAGGCACGTGGCCGAAATCTACGTGGTGGTGGGTGCCGACCATCGTCAGTTGGGCCTGGGTTCGTCGCTCATCAAAGAACTCATCGAAATCGGCACGCGCCAAGGCCTGTACTTCCTTAAGGCCAAAGTACTTGTAGAAAACCAACTGGCCCTGCGAGCCTTTCGCCAGTTGGGTTTTGAAGTCAAGGCCACCCTGGAAGACTACTTCATGACGCGAGACGGCAAGACCAAGGAT is a window of Desulfosoma caldarium DNA encoding:
- a CDS encoding branched-chain amino acid ABC transporter permease, yielding MGVFVQTVVAGILIGGIYALVGIGMTLIMGVMKIINLAHGQLMMVAMYITYVLYEYAHLDPYVALLVTMPALFVLGALIQRFLLNPLIRVEAILPENQVLMTVGIGMVLTEIARLIFHSDYKSVRPAYTSMSLYLGSIAFNLPMCIAFGIAVLLTIGLFVFLLKTDMGKSVRATAQNKEAALLLGINAERITVFTYGLGAALVAAAGTLLLPIYYLFPDLGGAFTLKAFVITILGGLGSTVGAIVGGVVLGISESLGATYVSMALKDAVGMVIFLLVLIFLPGGLKRLTKI
- a CDS encoding branched-chain amino acid ABC transporter permease, encoding MKLMRWQVAAVVAASLVFPLLVRSEYYQHVIILALIWVVIGSSWNLLAGYTGQVSFGHAIFFGIGAYTAGLCSYKLGVSAWWGMIFGGPVASLIGFVIGWICFRLRGPYFALATIAVGEIIRLIAVVWVSFTGGMQGILLMQTFRSKLPYYYLALFIALMCLLAIHVVMRSKWGYYFVAIREDEDAAESMGVNAFRYKSLSLIISSFFTGLAGAFYMNYMAFIDPEVVFSLHHISIMAILVGIIGGVGTLWGPPLGAFIMVLLQETFRSAFFGLAPRWVSELHVLAFGLLVIFVILYLANGIVGDWDKIRRLWSSKGPSAPGVVGKGS
- a CDS encoding ABC transporter ATP-binding protein, which gives rise to MSTPFFESQELTKDFGGLRAVNNLSFHVQEGEIFGLIGPNGSGKTTVFNLINGYYPITSGQIRFQGTSLNGLPTWKICKLGIARTFQVVKPLRRMTVLENVMTAAFNHTDSLTKSREKALEILEFCGLIDRKDASAKGLPLGDRKRLEIARALATEPKLLLLDETMAGLTPQEQADGVKLIRKIRDSGITIIIVEHIMRVIMSLCDRILCINYGQRIAEGRPEEVANDPAVIEAYLGKD
- a CDS encoding ABC transporter ATP-binding protein, with translation MLQVEQLDVAYGDVQVLWDVTFHVKANEFVALVGSNGAGKSTLMKTISGLIRPKRGTIRFENVRLDRLQPYEVIRFGLSHVPEGRQLFPEMTVLENLEMGALSREAKAKRKETLEWVFELFPRLRERTAQLAGTLSGGEQQMCAIARGLMSLPRMVLFDEPSLGLAPRLTQEIFRLVQEIHRKGMTILMVEQNVKQTLALCDRAYVLENGRLVMEGNGRELLEDERVKEAFLGL
- a CDS encoding sodium ion-translocating decarboxylase subunit beta translates to METILHFLANTGFGLVDYRHVLMILVGCVFIYLGIAKHYEPLLLVPIGFGILMGNVPVFKGFGLGIYESGSVLHYLYFGVRQGLYPPLIFLGIGAMTDFSTMLARPILMLLGAAAQMGIFITFLAALALGFPVKEAASIGIIGGADGPTAIFLTSKLAPELVGPIAIAAYSYMALVPVIQPPIMKLLTTRKERLIRMSEPRTVSKREKIIFPVVGFLLCCFLAPAALPLLGMLFFGNLLKESMVAERLAHTARTALIDIVTILLGVTVGASTQADVFLTAKSVGIFVLGAASFMVATASGVLFAKIMNLFLKDKINPLVGAAGVSAVPDSARVVQMIGNREDPTNFLLMHAMAPNISGVIGSAISAGILWSLFV
- a CDS encoding Crp/Fnr family transcriptional regulator, producing MVEVSELAQSPFLADIPESDIQQLAQIAILSNFHEGTVLFQAKQPARSLFILKSGAVLLCFPSGRALVVRQTGQALGWSSLVSPLHYTATGICLADSVFYEFRNAELFDLFRMNTPLASRIMAKIEAVMQERKPYRRRKAA
- a CDS encoding acetate--CoA ligase family protein; the protein is MNAFLNPASVLLVGVTRQTGVGAYNNLEVMRRYGYKGPIFVVHPSAKEILGHPCYGSVSHVPQVPELAVVSVGRDRVLPVVRDCLHKGIRNLVIISQGFADADDTGRALQEELVRLSRQGGARVLGPNTMGILNAFDGFSTAFIDIPRDPCPPPLTLVAQSGVLQVGIESFTGRLGKAIDIGNGCDIHFVDALQYCAQDPQTEIIVLHMEGMRNGRRFLDIAASISAHKPIIVLKTGRSQAGARAALSHTGSLVGEDAVFDAAFQKAGLLRVRSMVELRAVAKAFLHFRPMAGPNLAVLTATGACGIMSADACEDFGLQLAPFPEEAREGLENPKIPWHRLGNPVDLWPLGMVGGSFPHVLEKAATALVARQDTHATLAIFPRMSSPLHDNLRFEDVLRRVQEKNVSQKPLACWVYGDGAEEESRVLDRIPGVACFPSLDEAVMGLAATYRFAQWRQKMAIKASAPEPPKVSTAHGSTTPRTQGHEELGPAMGKNLEDRITGPNGVVLGDEALGWLARFGISTVPSTVVTNADGAVRWAKENGFPVVLKVVSPQWVHKSDAGGVMTDLGDAEAVRRAFEKLLERFRATTPQGHLDGIQVQKQISGWEMLLGLKRDPQFGPLVVVGQGGLYAEVFKDVQRALAPVSADEARLMISSLRLFPVLQGVRGRPPADLKALVNAVVRLSDLAWHHEEIQELDINPLFVSDKGCWAVDCRMVIE
- the proC gene encoding pyrroline-5-carboxylate reductase; protein product: MNIGFIGGGNMGEALIRGVIQAGVVSSDRIQVYDVAAERMDFLAQTFGILRAASLSQCVRACDTVVLAIKPQNVPEVLEQMGLAATHRPLLISIVAGIPLSRLEAALPSGTPVIRVMPNTPALVLSGASALARGRHAEDVHMASALKIFRAVGIAHEVPEKLLDAVTGLTGSGPAYVLCFLEALIDAGVLMGLPRPIAADLVIQTVLGTALMVQKTGKHPAILKDMVTSPGGTTIHGLEILESRAFRGAVLGAVRAATERSTALGLAQSAPKPGAAA
- a CDS encoding GNAT family N-acetyltransferase; this encodes MTRFEAPKPRESLLNNGEPVLFKALVRDDEEAVRAFFHDIPDHEVEGFRDQVPDPRTVGTWIRQLDLARVLPLAAWNGLQTRLIGLASLNRMAGAYRHVAEIYVVVGADHRQLGLGSSLIKELIEIGTRQGLYFLKAKVLVENQLALRAFRQLGFEVKATLEDYFMTRDGKTKDVALMLKRLRFDLEEDFFYLF